The following proteins are encoded in a genomic region of Glycine soja cultivar W05 chromosome 17, ASM419377v2, whole genome shotgun sequence:
- the LOC114392071 gene encoding transcription factor IBH1-like 1, producing the protein MRNINSVKEEFLKKWIWGLRKYSSQKKNMSLMERKKAIKLSADLAMASTRNKTTRWSRALIANASRDGNNNKVLAEHVTSSPQRPVAGKSFTARIRSCRNMLRRNRAVHSRAKDRVVASSVAKRLVQKRTRRLKSLLPGGESMDGVSLVEETLDYIQSLRAQVEVMRSLVTASEIKILNPSGGEKQALPYIR; encoded by the exons ATGCGAAATATCAACTCGGTGAAGGAAGAATTTCTGAAGAAATGGATATGGGGTCTGAGAAAATATAGCTCTCAGAAGAAGAACATGAGTCTGATGGAGAGAAAGAAAGCCATAAAGCTGTCAGCAGATTTAGCTATGGCTTCCACCAGAAACAAAACCACTCGCTGGAGCAGGGCCCTTATTGCCAATGCTTCAAGAGatggcaacaacaacaaagtccTCGCAGAACACGTGACATCATCACCACAGAGGCCGGTAGCAGGGAAAAGCTTCACAGCAAGGATCAGAAGCTGCAGAAACATGTTGAGAAGAAACCGTGCAGTGCACAGCAGAGCAAAGGATAGGGTGGTGGCGAGTTCCGTTGCGAAGAGGCTGGTTCAGAAGAGAACGCGAAGGCTCAAGAGTCTCTTACCAGGAGGAGAATCCATGGACGGTGTGTCTTTGGTTGAAGAAACCCTAGATTATATACAATCACTGCGAGCTCAAGTTGAAGTAATGAGAAGTCTTGTCACTGCCTCAGAGATCAAGATCCTAAATCCATC GGGTGGAGAAAAACAGGCGCTCCCATATATACGTTAA